A segment of the Neisseria chenwenguii genome:
CCATGCAGAACCGTATGGGTACGGCGGGTTACGCGTTCAGCGAAATCAGCGTCCAACCCATGCCCAATCCGCAAACCGGCGCCGTGGATTTCGTCCTCAACGTCGAACCCGGCCGCAAAGTTTATGTAAACGAAATCAACATCACGGGCAACAACAAAACCCGTGACGAAGTCGTGCGCCGCGAGCTGCGCCAAATGGAAGCCGCGCCCTACGACACTTCCAAGCTGCAACGCTCCAAAGAGCGTGTCGAACTGTTGGGCTACTTCGATAACGTCCAATTCGACGCCAAACCCGTGGAAGGTACGCCCGACCAAGTCGATTTGGATATGAAAGTCACCGAGCGCTCCACCGGCTCGCTCGACATGAGCGCGGGTTGGGTACAGGATACCGGTATCGTCGTTTCCGCAGGCGTCTCCCAAGACAATCTGTTCGGCACAGGCAAATCCGCATCCGCACGACTTTCCCGCAGTAAAACCACCCTCAACGGCTCGCTGTCGTTTACCGCTCCCTACTTCACGCCCGACGGCGTAAGTCTCGGTTACGACGTGTACGGCAAATCCTACGACCCGCGCAAATCCTCTTCCGATTCCAAGCAGTATAAAACCACCACGGTCGGCGGCGGCCTGCGCATGGGCATCCCGATTACCGAATACGACCGCATCAACTTAGGTTTGGCCGGCGAACACCTGACCGTCAACACCTACAACGGCGCGCCGAAACGCTACCGCGAATTCATGCAGGAGCATACCGGTAACGAAATCGGCAAATTCAAAGGCTGGCTGTACAAAGGCACCATCGGCTGGGGTCGTAACAAAACCGACAACGCCCTGTGGCCGACGCGCGGCTACCAGACCAACATCAACGGCGAAATCGCCCTGCCCGGCAGTGATCTGAAATATTACAGTGCCACCCACAACCAAACCTGGTTCTTCCCCTTAAGTAAAAACTTCACCCTGATGCTGGGCGGCGAAGTCGGCTATGCCAACGGCTACGGCGGCAAAACCATGCCGTTCTTCGAAAACTTCTACGGCGGCGGTTTGGGCTCCGTACGCGGTTTTGAAAGCGGCACTTTGGGCCCGAAAGTTTATGACGAATACGGCGACAAAGTCAGCTACGGCGGCAACAAAAAAGCCAACCTGTCCACCGAACTCTTATTCCCGATGCCCGGCATCAAAGACTCGCGCACCGTGCGCCTGAGCCTGTTTGCCGACGCGGGCAGCGTATGGGACGGCAAAACCTACAACGACAGCAGCAGCGACGCATACTACAACGGCGGCCAAACGCAAAACGTTTACGGGTTGGGCAAAACCCACAAATCCACCTTTAAAAACGAACTGCGCTATTCTGCCGGTGCGGCCGTTACCTGGCTCTCGCCGCTGGGTCCGATGAAGTTCAGCTACGCATACCCGATTAAGAAAAAAGAAGGCGACGAAATCCAACGCTTCCAATTCCAATTGGGCACCACGTTCTAAGCACAAGGCCGTCTGAAATTCGAAAAGGTTTTGGCGTTTACTGTCGGATAATTTACAATCCTGCCGATTGGATACCTACACACATTTTCAGACGGCCTCACGCTTTACCAAGCAACACAAAGGGCATAAAGGACAAAAATGAACTATACCCGCATACTCGCCGCCGCATTAGCGCTGGGCTTAACCGCACAAGCCCATGCCGAGCAGAAAATCGGCTTCGTCAACACCGAACGCGTGTATCTTGAATCCAAG
Coding sequences within it:
- the bamA gene encoding outer membrane protein assembly factor BamA produces the protein MKLKQISSALMVLGLSPLALADFIIQDIRVEGLQRTEPSTVFSYLPVKVGDTFTDARSEEIIKKLYATGFFDDVRVETMGNQVLLTVIERPTIGSLNITGAKTLQADAIKKNFANFGLAQSQYFNPATLNQAIAGLQQEYQSRGRQSVKITPTLTKLTRNRVDVNIAIEEGKATKITDIEFEGNTHYSDRKLRHQMSLSEKGAMTWLTRSDRFNEEKFTKDMERINEFYQNNGYLNFRILNTDIQSNPDKTKQTIKVTVDEGQRFRWGKIRIEGDTREVPKEELYQSLKKIKEGRWYERQQLAAALETMQNRMGTAGYAFSEISVQPMPNPQTGAVDFVLNVEPGRKVYVNEINITGNNKTRDEVVRRELRQMEAAPYDTSKLQRSKERVELLGYFDNVQFDAKPVEGTPDQVDLDMKVTERSTGSLDMSAGWVQDTGIVVSAGVSQDNLFGTGKSASARLSRSKTTLNGSLSFTAPYFTPDGVSLGYDVYGKSYDPRKSSSDSKQYKTTTVGGGLRMGIPITEYDRINLGLAGEHLTVNTYNGAPKRYREFMQEHTGNEIGKFKGWLYKGTIGWGRNKTDNALWPTRGYQTNINGEIALPGSDLKYYSATHNQTWFFPLSKNFTLMLGGEVGYANGYGGKTMPFFENFYGGGLGSVRGFESGTLGPKVYDEYGDKVSYGGNKKANLSTELLFPMPGIKDSRTVRLSLFADAGSVWDGKTYNDSSSDAYYNGGQTQNVYGLGKTHKSTFKNELRYSAGAAVTWLSPLGPMKFSYAYPIKKKEGDEIQRFQFQLGTTF